In Sporosarcina psychrophila, a genomic segment contains:
- the ftsX gene encoding permease-like cell division protein FtsX, which produces MKARTLGRHVRESFKSIRRNSWMTFASVSAVTVTLLLVGVFIVIMMNFNHLAQSIENDVEIKVVADPAADKLIIKELVEKVRSTDGVLEVVYSSRDAELDKMIKSFGDELSLYKQSNPLGDALYVKAKDPQQTATIAKKIDTYDYTYEVVYGEEKVEKLFNVLNLSRNIGIVLILALLFTAMFLISNTIRITIVARRTEIEIMKLVGATNNFVRIPFLLEGMWLGILGALAPMLIISISYYKLFELLEPKLQGELFQLLNTTPFIIQLNGLILFMGIFIGIWGSFMSVRKFLKV; this is translated from the coding sequence ATGAAGGCTAGAACACTCGGTCGGCATGTACGCGAAAGCTTCAAAAGTATTCGCCGTAATAGCTGGATGACATTTGCGTCAGTCAGTGCTGTTACTGTCACCCTCCTGCTTGTCGGTGTATTCATCGTGATTATGATGAATTTTAATCATCTCGCGCAAAGTATCGAGAATGACGTGGAAATTAAAGTGGTTGCGGATCCAGCTGCAGATAAGTTGATAATTAAAGAGCTGGTAGAAAAAGTTCGTTCGACAGATGGCGTTCTCGAAGTGGTCTATTCGTCGAGAGATGCTGAGCTAGACAAGATGATTAAATCATTTGGTGACGAACTTAGTTTATATAAACAGAGTAATCCGCTTGGCGATGCACTCTATGTAAAAGCGAAGGATCCACAACAGACTGCTACTATTGCTAAGAAAATTGATACATACGACTATACATATGAGGTCGTGTATGGCGAAGAAAAAGTGGAGAAACTCTTCAATGTACTTAACCTGAGCCGGAATATCGGTATTGTTTTGATATTGGCACTGTTATTCACGGCGATGTTCCTTATTTCGAACACGATCCGAATAACTATCGTTGCTAGAAGAACTGAAATTGAAATTATGAAATTAGTCGGAGCGACGAATAACTTCGTGCGTATTCCGTTTTTGTTGGAAGGAATGTGGCTTGGCATTTTGGGGGCATTAGCTCCAATGCTCATCATTTCTATATCCTATTACAAACTATTCGAGCTTTTGGAACCGAAGCTACAAGGAGAATTGTTCCAATTACTAAACACGACACCATTTATAATCCAACTGAATGGACTGATTCTGTTTATGGGGATCTTTATTGGTATTTGGGGCAGCTTTATGTCTGTGCGTAAATTTCTTAAAGTGTAA
- a CDS encoding murein hydrolase activator EnvC family protein — protein MNRYKKLLSGTIAIVFLSTIISGAGVLASPLDDLKKEQKLLDKKKSELNTGISKKNTEIKSKKTTIEKITDQILALNAKINESNEQINRVIGQINKTTEEIDALRISIADLEKKIEERDVVLRERVRAMQVKGGQVSYLDVLLGANSFADFIDRFSAVNSLMDADRSIMEQQASDIAQLEEEKALVESKLAKQEAAKKELQNLRASLLAQKSDKNKLIDKLEAEQQKLANEKEKLEVDLHETYEVSKDVEKKIITEQKRIAEIARQAEIARKAAAAQAAKDRQNSSGSGGSSSYLPPVSNGTWTKPASGTYTSSFGWRTHPIYGTQRQHRGADIANSTGTSVVSAGDGVVSHAGPMGTYGNVIMVTHSIDGQIFTTVYAHLSSINTSAGQQVAKGQFIGKIGTTGASTGPHLHFEMHIGNWSASGPSAVNPLRYVSF, from the coding sequence TTGAATAGATATAAAAAGCTGTTGTCAGGTACAATTGCAATCGTTTTCCTGTCCACTATTATTAGTGGAGCGGGAGTTTTAGCGAGTCCTTTGGATGACCTGAAAAAAGAACAGAAATTACTTGATAAGAAGAAAAGCGAATTGAATACGGGAATTAGTAAAAAGAATACTGAAATTAAAAGCAAAAAAACGACTATCGAAAAAATTACGGATCAAATTTTAGCACTTAACGCTAAAATAAACGAATCCAACGAACAGATTAACCGTGTTATCGGACAAATAAATAAAACAACCGAAGAAATTGATGCGTTACGCATTTCAATTGCTGATCTTGAAAAGAAAATTGAAGAGCGTGACGTGGTATTGCGTGAACGTGTTCGTGCTATGCAAGTAAAAGGCGGACAAGTTAGCTATCTTGACGTTCTTCTCGGAGCCAATAGTTTTGCAGATTTCATAGACCGTTTTTCAGCTGTCAATTCTTTAATGGATGCAGATCGAAGTATTATGGAGCAACAAGCGAGTGATATTGCGCAGCTTGAAGAAGAAAAAGCACTTGTCGAGTCAAAACTTGCCAAGCAGGAAGCCGCTAAAAAAGAACTTCAAAACTTGAGAGCATCTCTTTTAGCACAGAAAAGTGATAAGAATAAGTTAATCGATAAACTAGAAGCAGAACAACAGAAATTAGCCAACGAAAAAGAAAAGCTAGAAGTTGATTTGCATGAAACTTATGAAGTTAGTAAGGATGTTGAAAAGAAAATTATAACAGAACAAAAACGTATTGCTGAAATTGCGCGTCAAGCTGAAATTGCACGTAAAGCAGCGGCAGCTCAAGCCGCGAAAGACAGACAAAATAGTAGTGGTAGTGGGGGTTCATCTTCTTATCTTCCACCCGTCTCAAATGGGACATGGACGAAACCTGCTTCCGGAACTTACACGTCGTCATTCGGTTGGAGAACGCATCCAATTTACGGCACTCAAAGGCAGCACCGTGGAGCCGATATTGCGAATAGCACTGGAACATCTGTTGTATCGGCGGGTGACGGTGTTGTTTCCCACGCCGGACCAATGGGAACTTACGGCAATGTAATCATGGTGACACATTCAATTGATGGGCAGATTTTCACAACAGTTTATGCACATTTGTCCAGCATTAATACAAGCGCTGGTCAGCAAGTTGCGAAAGGCCAGTTCATCGGGAAGATTGGAACCACAGGCGCATCGACCGGGCCTCACCTCCATTTTGAAATGCATATCGGAAACTGGTCTGCATCTGGACCAAGTGCCGTGAATCCATTACGTTATGTATCATTCTAA
- the ftsE gene encoding cell division ATP-binding protein FtsE, giving the protein MIVMKNVYKKYPNGVVAANGINIEIDRGEFVYVVGPSGAGKSTFIKMMYREERPTSGEILINGINLATLRNKRVPQLRRQIGVVFQDFKLLPKLNVYENVAFALEVIEAPPAEIRKKVNDVLALVGLTQKARMFPNELSGGEEQRVSIARSIVNVPKVVIADEPTGNLDPETSWEIMRIFEQINARGTTIVMATHNREIVNAIKHRVIAIEGGLITRDEYGGEYYEG; this is encoded by the coding sequence ATGATTGTGATGAAAAATGTCTACAAAAAGTATCCAAACGGTGTCGTAGCAGCAAATGGCATTAACATCGAAATCGACCGGGGAGAATTTGTTTACGTGGTCGGTCCGAGTGGTGCAGGTAAATCGACATTTATTAAAATGATGTATCGTGAAGAAAGACCAACAAGTGGGGAAATTCTTATTAATGGTATAAATCTTGCAACATTGCGTAACAAACGTGTACCCCAATTGCGCAGGCAGATTGGTGTCGTTTTTCAGGACTTTAAATTATTACCTAAATTGAATGTTTACGAGAATGTGGCGTTTGCGCTCGAAGTCATTGAAGCACCGCCAGCAGAAATACGAAAAAAAGTGAACGATGTTCTTGCGCTTGTCGGACTTACGCAAAAAGCGCGGATGTTCCCGAACGAATTATCAGGTGGAGAAGAGCAACGTGTTTCCATCGCGAGGTCAATCGTCAACGTACCGAAAGTTGTCATTGCAGATGAACCGACAGGAAATCTTGACCCTGAAACATCATGGGAGATCATGAGGATCTTCGAACAGATTAATGCTCGTGGAACGACGATTGTCATGGCCACCCATAATAGGGAGATTGTTAATGCTATAAAACACCGTGTTATCGCAATAGAAGGCGGACTCATTACCCGTGACGAATACGGAGGTGAGTACTATGAAGGCTAG